A region from the Sorex araneus isolate mSorAra2 chromosome 6, mSorAra2.pri, whole genome shotgun sequence genome encodes:
- the NAT10 gene encoding RNA cytidine acetyltransferase, which yields MNRKKVDNRIRILIENGVAERQRSMFVVVGDRGKDQVVILHHMLSKASVKARPSVLWCYKKELGFSSHRKKRMRQLQKKIKNGTLNIKQDDPFELFVAATNIRYCYYNETHKILGNTFGMCVLQDFEALTPNLLARTVETVEGGGLVVILLRTMNSLKQLYTMTMDVHSRYRTEAHQDVVGRFNERFILSLASCKKCLVIDDQLNILPISSHAASIEALPPQSQDESLGPADLELRELKESLQDTQPVGVLVDCCRTLDQAKAVLKFIEGISEKTLRSTVALTAARGRGKSAALGLAIAGAVAFGYSNIFVTSPSPDNLHTLFEFVFKGFDALQYQEHLDYEIIQSLNPEFNKAVIRVNVFREHRQTIQYIHPADAVKLGQAELVVIDEAAAIPLPLVKSLLGPYLVFMASTINGYEGTGRSLSLKLIQQLRQQSAQTQVSTTAENKTTTTARLASARTLQEVSLQESIRYAPGDAVEKWLNDLLCLDCLNITRIVSGCPLPEACELYYVNRDTLFCYHKASEVFLQRLMALYVASHYKNSPNDLQMLSDAPAHHLFCLLPPVPPTQNSLPEVLAVVQVCLEGEISRQSILNSLSRGKKASGDLIPWTVSEQFQDPDFGGLSGGRVVRIAVHPDYQGMGYGSRALQLLQMYYEGRFPCLEEKVLEASQEIHTVSQEAVSLLEEVVTPRKDLPPLLLKLNERPAERLDYLGVSYGLTPRLLKFWKRAGFVPVYLRQTPNDLTGEHSCIMLKTLGEEEAADQASWLGAFWKDFRRRFLALLSYQFSTFAPPLALNIIQNRNIRKLAQPVLRRDELEALFLPYDLKRLEMYSQNMVDYHLIMDMIPAISRMYFLNQLGDLALSAAQSALLLGIGLQHKSVDQLEKEIELPSGQLMGLFNRVIRKVVKLFNEVQEKAIEAQMVAVKDVVMEPTIKTLSDDLDEAAKEFQEKHKIEVGKLKGLDLSQYIIRGDDEEWNEVLNKAGQNASIVTLKSDKKRKLEAKTEPKQNKKPKKNRDAKNRKDTKLKRKK from the exons GTAGTCATTCTCCATCACATGTTGTCCAAAGCATCTGTGAAGGCACGGCCATCGGTTCTCTGGTGCTATAAGAAAGAGCTGGGATTTAGCAG TCACCGGAAGAAAAGAATGCGACAGctacagaaaaaaatcaagaatgggACGTTGAACATCAAGCAGGATGACCCCTTTGAGCTCTTCGTAGCTGCCACCAACATTCGTTACTGCTACTACAATGAGACACACAAGATCCTGGGCAACACCTTCGGCATGTGCGTTCTCCAG GATTTTGAAGCCTTAACTCCGAACTTGCTGGCCAGGACGGTGGAAACAGTGGAAGGTGGTGGGCTGGTGGTTATCCTCCTTCGGACCATGAATTCACTCAAGCAGCTATACACGATGACCATG GACGTGCATTCCCGATACAGGACCGAGGCTCACCAGGACGTGGTGGGGAGATTCAACGAGAG GTTCATTCTCTCCCTGGCCTCTTGCAAGAAGTGTCTCGTCATCGACGACCAGCTCAACATCCTGCCCATCTCCTCCCACGCCGCCAGCATCGAGGCCCTCCCCCCCCAGAGCCAG GACGAGAGCCTGGGCCCCGCTGACCTGGAGCTGAGGGAGCTGAAGGAGAGTCTGCAGGACACGCAGCCCGTGGGCGTGTTGGTGGACTGCTGCCGGACCCTGGACCAG GCCAAGGCTGTCTTGAAGTTCATCGAGGGCATCTCGGAGAAGACGCTGCGGAGTACGGTGGCTCTCACCGCGGCCCGAGGCAGGGGCAAGTCTGCCGCCCTTGGCTTGGCGATTGCGGGCGCGGTGGCTTTTGG GTACTCTAATATCTTCgtcacctcccccagccccgatAACCTCCACACGCTGTTTGAGTTTGTGTTTAAAGGGTTTGACGCGCTGCAGTATCAG GAACATCTGGATTACGAAATCATCCAGTCTCTAAATCCTGAATTTAACAAAGCTGTGATCAGAGTGAATGTATTCCGAGAACACAGGCAGACTATTCAG TACATCCATCCCGCGGATGCTGTGAAGTTGGGCCAGGCCGAGCTGGTCGTGATTGACGAAGCTGCCGCCATCCCCCTGCCACTGGTGAAAAGCCTCCTGGGGCCCTACCTTGTCTTCATGGCCTCCACCATCAATGG CTATGAGGGCACCGGCCGCTCCCTGTCCCTCAAGCTGATCCAGCAGCTTCGCCAGCAGAGCGCCCAGACCCAGGTCAGCACCACCGCGGAGAACAAGACCACCACCACTGCCAGACTGGCCTCAG CGCGGACGCTGCAGGAAGTCTCCCTGCAGGAGTCGATCCGCTACGCCCCAGGTGACGCCGTGGAGAAGTGGCTCAACGACCTGCTGTGCCTGGATTGCCTCAACATCACGCGCATCGTGTCGGGCTGCCCCCTGCCAGAAGCCTGCGAGCT CTACTATGTGAACAGAGACACCCTCTTCTGCTACCATAAGGCCTCCGAAGTTTTCCTGCAGCGGCTTATGGCCCTCTACGTGGCTTCTCATTACAAG AACTCTCCCAACGACCTCCAGATGCTCTCCGATGCGCCTGCCCACCATCTCTTCTGCCTCCTGCCTCCCGTGCCCCCCACCCAGAACTCCCTTCCCGAGGTGCTGGCTGTCGTGCAG GTGTGCCTTGAGGGGGAGATTTCTCGCCAGTCCATCCTGAACAGCCTGTCTCGAGGCAAGAAGGCTTCGGGGGATCTGATTCCCTGGACAGTGTCCGAACAG TTCCAGGATCCGGACTTCGGCGGCCTCTCCGGGGGACGGGTGGTCCGCATCGCTGTGCACCCGGATTATCAGGGG ATGGGCTACGGCAGCCGAGCCCTCCAGCTGCTGCAGATGTACTACGAAGGCCGGTTCCCCTGTCTGGAGGAGAAGGTCCTTGAGGCATCACAGGAGATCCACACTGTCAGCCAGGAG GCTGTCAGCTTGCTGGAGGAGGTCGTCACGCCGCGGAAGGACCTGCCTCCCTTGCTCCTCAAACTGAACGAGAGGCCGGCCGAGCGTCTGGACTACCTGGGCGTGTCCTACGGCCTGACCCCCAGGCTCCTCAA GTTCTGGAAACGAGCAGGGTTCGTGCCCGTCTACCTGAGACAGACTCCG AACGACCTGACGGGGGAGCACTCGTGCATCATGCTGAAGACACTGGGCGAAGAGGAGGCAGCGGACCAGGCCTCCTGGCTCGGGGCCTTTTGGAAAG ATTTCCGGAGACGCTTCCTGGCCTTGCTGTCCTACCAGTTCAGCACCTTCGCTCCTCCCCTGGCTCTGAACATCATTCAGAACAGGAACATCAGGAAGCTGGCGCAGCCCg TGCTGCGCCGGGACGAGCTGGAGGCCCTGTTCCTGCCCTATGACCTGAAGCGGCTGGAGATGTACTCGCAGAACATGGTGGACTACCACCTCATCATGGACATGATCCCCGCCATCTCCCGCATGTACTTCCTGAACCAGCTGGGGGACCTGGCCTTGTCCGCTGCCCAGTCC GCTCTTCTGCTGGGCATAGGCCTGCAGCATAAGTCTGTGGACCAGCTGGAGAAGGAGATCGAGCTGCCGTCGGGCCAGTTGATGGGCCTCTTCAACCGGGTCATCCGCAAAGTGGTGAAG CTGTTCAATGAGGTGCAGGAAAAGGCTATTGAGGCACAGATGGTGGCCGTGAAGGACGTGGTCATGGAGCCCACGATAAAGACCCTGAGTGATGACCTG GATGAAGCTGCCAAGGAGTTCCAGGAGAAGCACAAGATAGAAGTAGGGAAGCTGAAGGGCCTGGACCTCTCGCA gtatATAATCCGTGGGGACGATGAAGAGTGGAATGAAGTTCTAAACAAAGCTGGACAGAACGCTTCTATCGTCACCCTCAAAAG CGATAAGAAAAGGAAGTTGGAGGCCAAAACGGAACCCAAACAGAACAAGAAACCGAAGAAAAACAGAGACGCGAAGAACAGAAAAGATACGAAGCTGAAGCGGAAGAAATAG